From the Ciona intestinalis chromosome 2, KH, whole genome shotgun sequence genome, one window contains:
- the LOC100178307 gene encoding fatty acid hydroxylase domain-containing protein 2: MDVRTRPTTLSSQMRNFGSSVKSAVFIVGTSILLLAAARNSLTWHLQHIWGVSHNFWQTVWLSFISMFASEKSLFFGGTAIVTLVSFWSYNIFLLFVDITGRPKFLQAYKIQEDKNVPVDIKKVKKGILVVVLNEVMGGAFLYLCYPLFLWRGVSCGPELPTFQCVLLHLVACVLVEEVLFYYSHRLLHHPKLYKHVHKVHHEWTAPIGIVGLYSHPIENILSNHIPVFCGPLLVGCHVSTMWLWMAMALLNTSNSHSGYHFPSFPSAEQHDYHHLKFNQCYGVLGILDRLHNTDGQFRASKNYQRHIMYFGLTPLKQVFPEEVPEKSAKGE, translated from the exons atggaCGTGCGTACTAGGCCCACAACTCTGTCTTCTCAG ATGAGAAATTTTGGATCTTCAGTGAAATCTGCAGTTTTTATTGTTGGAACATCTATATTACTGCTGGCTGCTGCTAGAAATTCATTAACTTG GCACCTACAACATATTTGGGGAGTCTCACACAACTTTTGGCAAACAGTGTGGCTTTCATTTATAAGTATGTTCGCAAGTGAAAAATCTCTTTTCTTTGGAG GTACTGCAATTGTGACGTTGGTTTCATTCTGGagttacaatatttttctCCTTTTTGTGGATATTACTGGTCGACCGAAATTTTTACAGGCCTACAAAATACAAGAAGATAAGAATGTTCCA GTTGATATAAAGAAGGTCAAAAAGGGCATTTTAGTTGTGGTGCTGAATGAAGTGATGGGTGGTGCCTTTCTTTACCTCTGCTACCCTCTGTTTTTATGGCGTGGAGTGTCCTGTGGTCCAGAACTGCCCACGTTTCAGTGTGTCCTTCTACATCTTGTTGCTTGTGTGTTGGTGGAGGAAGTTTTGTTCTACTACAGTCACAG GTTGCTGCACCAcccaaaattatataaacacgTTCACAAAGTTCATCATGAATGGACGGCTCCTATTGGCATCGTCGGACTGTATTCCCATCCTATTGAAAACATT CTTTCAAACCACATCCCTGTATTCTGTGGTCCACTTTTAGTTGGTTGCCATGTTTCTACTATGTGGTTATGGATGGCAATGGCATTGCTGAACACCTCAAACTCACACAGTGGTTATCACTTCCCTAGCTTTCCATCAGCTGAGCAACACGACTACCATCACCTCAA ATTCAACCAGTGCTATGGGGTGCTTGGTATTCTTGACAGACTCCACAACACCGATGGTCAGTTTCGTGCAAGTAAGAACTACCAGCGGCATATCATGTACTTTGGGTTGACACCACTCAAACAGGTTTTTCCAGAGGAGGTGCCCGAAAAATCAGCTAAAGGCGAATAG